One genomic region from Candidatus Limnocylindrales bacterium encodes:
- a CDS encoding VOC family protein has protein sequence MKLSQKITPCLWFDDQAEQAAKFYTSVFPNSRITMTNRYSEVGKEIHGRPPGSVMTVSFELDGQPFTALNGGPIFHFSEAISFQVTCATQKDIDYFWEKLSMGGDEKAQQCGWLKDRYGVSWQIVPEALPQMLSDPASPKSQNAMRAMLSMKKLDIEGLEQAYAA, from the coding sequence ATGAAACTCAGCCAGAAGATCACGCCGTGCCTGTGGTTCGACGACCAGGCCGAGCAAGCTGCGAAGTTCTACACGTCGGTCTTTCCGAATTCGCGCATCACCATGACGAACCGCTACAGCGAAGTCGGAAAGGAGATTCACGGACGTCCGCCGGGAAGCGTGATGACGGTGTCCTTCGAGCTCGACGGCCAGCCGTTCACGGCGCTCAACGGCGGGCCGATCTTTCATTTCAGCGAAGCGATCTCGTTCCAGGTCACGTGCGCGACGCAGAAAGACATCGACTATTTCTGGGAGAAGCTGTCGATGGGCGGCGACGAGAAAGCCCAGCAGTGCGGCTGGCTCAAGGATCGTTACGGCGTGTCGTGGCAGATCGTGCCCGAAGCTCTGCCGCAGATGCTGTCCGACCCCGCGTCGCCGAAATCGCAGAACGCAATGCGCGCCATGCTGTCGATGAAGAAGCTCGACATCGAAGGCCTCGAGCAAGCCTACGCCGCGTAG
- a CDS encoding GFA family protein, translated as MIVHGRCHCGEIAYEADVDPERAGICHCTDCQMLSGSAYRVAVLADRDSFSITRGHPKIYVKTAESGNRRAHAFCSNCGTPVYSSAVTDPPTYALRVGCLDQRAELAPKRQIWCASAVPWSSDLSALPKISGQPPA; from the coding sequence ATGATTGTCCACGGTCGTTGTCATTGCGGTGAAATTGCGTACGAGGCCGACGTGGATCCGGAGCGCGCCGGGATCTGCCACTGTACCGACTGCCAGATGCTTTCGGGTTCGGCATATCGCGTGGCGGTTCTTGCCGACCGCGATTCGTTCTCGATCACGCGCGGACATCCGAAGATCTACGTGAAGACCGCCGAGAGCGGCAACCGGCGCGCACACGCGTTCTGCTCGAACTGCGGGACGCCGGTGTACTCGTCGGCCGTCACGGATCCGCCGACGTATGCGCTTCGCGTCGGTTGCCTCGACCAGCGCGCCGAGCTCGCGCCGAAGCGACAGATCTGGTGCGCGTCGGCAGTGCCGTGGTCGAGCGACCTGTCCGCCCTGCCGAAGATTTCCGGCCAGCCGCCGGCCTGA
- a CDS encoding MoxR family ATPase yields MSTEQAVQGSYSGQPSAADAARYAQLGPTLVAEIGKVLVGQELMVTRLLTALLAGGHVLLEGMPGLAKTLMIRCLAGAIDTGFSRIQFTPDMLPADVIGTEIFNPKEGTYSIKKGPIFSNLVLADEINRAPAKVQAALLEAMQERQGTIGGKTHKMDEPFLVLATQNPIEQEGTYPLPEAQVDRFMLKIRVGYPSRDDERKILDRIGVAAAEPHVSKVATVEEIAGAQRAVNQVFVDDKVRDYIVDLVRATREPASAGAPDLDGMIEYGASPRASLWLLRGARAHAFLQGRTYVTPHDVKSLAPDVLRHRVSLTYEAE; encoded by the coding sequence ATGAGCACCGAACAGGCCGTTCAGGGTTCGTATTCCGGTCAGCCGAGCGCCGCGGACGCGGCACGCTATGCCCAGCTCGGCCCGACGCTGGTTGCAGAGATCGGCAAGGTCCTGGTCGGACAGGAGCTGATGGTCACGCGCCTGCTGACCGCACTCCTCGCCGGCGGCCACGTCCTTCTTGAAGGCATGCCGGGCCTGGCCAAGACACTGATGATCCGCTGCCTCGCGGGCGCCATCGACACCGGCTTTTCCCGCATCCAGTTCACACCCGACATGCTGCCGGCCGATGTGATCGGCACCGAGATCTTCAACCCGAAGGAAGGTACCTATTCGATCAAGAAGGGTCCGATCTTCTCGAACCTGGTGCTTGCCGACGAGATCAACCGCGCGCCCGCCAAGGTGCAGGCCGCGCTCCTCGAAGCGATGCAGGAGCGCCAGGGAACCATCGGCGGCAAGACCCACAAGATGGACGAGCCGTTCCTCGTGCTCGCCACGCAGAACCCGATCGAACAGGAAGGCACCTACCCTCTGCCCGAAGCCCAGGTCGACCGCTTCATGCTCAAGATCCGCGTCGGCTACCCGTCGCGCGACGACGAACGAAAGATCCTCGACCGCATCGGCGTCGCTGCTGCCGAGCCGCACGTAAGCAAGGTCGCAACCGTGGAGGAGATCGCCGGCGCGCAGCGCGCCGTCAACCAGGTCTTCGTCGACGACAAGGTGCGCGACTACATCGTCGACCTCGTCCGCGCGACGCGCGAGCCGGCCAGCGCCGGAGCACCCGATCTCGACGGCATGATCGAATACGGAGCCAGCCCTCGCGCATCGCTCTGGCTGCTGCGCGGTGCGCGTGCGCATGCGTTCCTGCAGGGCCGCACGTACGTGACGCCTCACGACGTCAAGTCGCTCGCACCCGACGTGCTGCGCCACCGCGTCAGCCTTACGTACGAAGCCGAA
- a CDS encoding glutathione S-transferase family protein → MSLELYAHPFSSYCQKVLIALYENATPFEMRVLGGDEKIAAEHQRLWPLGKMPVLADDGRAVVEASIIIEHLGLFHPGPVRFIPADAKAALDVRMMDRFFDNYVMTPMQRIVADFMRPPEQRDRQTLDESHALLDKAYRWLDGALDGRSWACGEAVSLADCAAAPALFYSDWVHPVDEALVNVRSYRRRLLAWPSFARAVEEARPFRHFFPPGAPDRD, encoded by the coding sequence ATGTCGCTCGAGCTGTATGCCCACCCGTTCTCGTCCTACTGCCAGAAGGTCCTGATCGCGCTCTACGAGAACGCGACCCCGTTCGAGATGCGCGTTCTCGGCGGCGACGAGAAGATCGCCGCCGAGCATCAACGGCTGTGGCCGCTCGGCAAGATGCCGGTGCTCGCCGACGACGGCCGGGCGGTCGTCGAAGCCAGCATCATCATCGAGCATCTCGGGCTGTTTCATCCGGGGCCGGTCCGGTTCATTCCCGCGGACGCGAAGGCGGCGCTCGACGTACGCATGATGGACCGCTTTTTCGACAACTACGTGATGACGCCGATGCAGAGGATCGTCGCCGACTTCATGCGGCCGCCGGAGCAGCGCGATCGCCAGACGCTGGACGAGTCGCATGCGCTTCTCGACAAGGCGTATCGCTGGCTCGACGGTGCGCTCGACGGCCGCTCGTGGGCTTGCGGCGAAGCCGTCAGCCTGGCCGACTGTGCAGCCGCGCCGGCTCTGTTCTACTCGGACTGGGTTCATCCGGTTGACGAGGCGTTGGTCAACGTGCGGTCATACCGCCGCCGTCTGCTTGCCTGGCCATCGTTTGCGCGTGCCGTCGAGGAAGCGCGGCCGTTCCGGCACTTCTTCCCGCCCGGCGCACCCGATCGCGACTGA
- a CDS encoding GNAT family N-acetyltransferase produces the protein MTDLAETPRMPFDPKILQTPRLVLRPPRDEDAQSIFDNYASDHDVTRFVSWPRHETVEDSRRFIELSHSEWARWPAGPLLIESRVDKRLIGATGLAFEKPYRASTGYVLSQGAWGAGFATEAVRAVARLAQASGVLRLYAVCHAHHFAAVRVLERSGFLREGVMRRYRIFPNLHDPTPQDVGLYART, from the coding sequence TTGACAGATCTCGCCGAAACCCCGCGCATGCCGTTCGACCCGAAAATCCTCCAGACGCCGCGCCTCGTGCTGCGTCCTCCGCGTGACGAGGACGCGCAGTCGATCTTCGACAACTACGCGTCCGACCACGACGTGACCCGCTTCGTGAGCTGGCCGCGCCACGAAACGGTCGAGGACTCGCGACGCTTCATCGAGCTCTCTCATTCCGAATGGGCGCGCTGGCCTGCCGGTCCGCTGCTGATCGAATCGCGCGTCGACAAGCGCCTGATCGGTGCGACCGGGCTCGCGTTCGAAAAGCCGTATCGCGCATCGACCGGCTACGTGCTGTCGCAAGGCGCATGGGGAGCGGGATTCGCGACCGAAGCCGTGCGCGCGGTCGCGCGGCTCGCGCAGGCGAGCGGTGTGCTGCGACTGTACGCCGTCTGTCACGCACACCACTTCGCGGCCGTTCGCGTGCTCGAGCGCAGCGGCTTCCTGCGCGAAGGCGTCATGCGCAGATACCGGATTTTCCCGAATCTTCACGACCCGACGCCGCAGGACGTCGGCCTCTACGCGCGCACCTGA
- a CDS encoding glyoxalase/bleomycin resistance/extradiol dioxygenase family protein, with product MHFLSLFTPETPTPLPTPEKAAKMEELTTRMLASGELLLAGALGHREKVGLRITLKNGKYTVTEGPAGESVLMSAGGMSISEAPSKEKFVAMIKEFLAIAGDGTCECLGYAFPVMMAERRVMGGVIPSFMVDGAAKASEFYEKAFGAKELRRYAHQDGKRLMHCHMEINGGSIMFNDPMPEHGYPLQPSNSFTNNLVVADGDLWWNRALEAGCKATMPFERAFWGDRFGRMIDPFGIAWAIDEPAQAAAAAA from the coding sequence ATGCATTTTCTGTCGCTGTTCACACCCGAAACCCCGACGCCGCTGCCGACTCCCGAAAAGGCCGCGAAGATGGAAGAGCTGACCACGAGGATGCTCGCGTCCGGCGAGCTGCTGCTGGCAGGCGCGCTCGGTCACCGCGAAAAAGTCGGGCTTCGCATCACGCTGAAGAATGGAAAGTACACCGTCACCGAGGGACCCGCCGGCGAGTCCGTCCTGATGTCCGCCGGCGGGATGTCGATCTCGGAGGCGCCGTCGAAGGAAAAATTCGTCGCGATGATCAAGGAATTCCTGGCAATCGCCGGCGACGGCACGTGCGAGTGCCTCGGCTATGCGTTTCCGGTCATGATGGCGGAGCGCCGCGTGATGGGCGGCGTGATTCCGAGCTTCATGGTCGACGGCGCGGCAAAGGCGTCCGAGTTCTACGAGAAGGCCTTCGGCGCCAAAGAGCTGCGCCGCTACGCGCATCAGGATGGCAAGCGGCTGATGCACTGTCATATGGAGATCAACGGCGGCTCGATCATGTTCAACGATCCGATGCCCGAGCACGGCTATCCGCTGCAGCCGTCGAACAGCTTTACCAACAATCTCGTCGTCGCCGACGGCGATCTGTGGTGGAACCGAGCGCTCGAGGCCGGGTGCAAGGCCACGATGCCGTTCGAGCGTGCGTTCTGGGGCGACCGCTTCGGACGCATGATCGATCCGTTCGGCATCGCCTGGGCGATCGACGAGCCGGCGCAGGCCGCAGCCGCCGCTGCGTGA